The nucleotide window TCCGGGGAGCGATTGAAGGTGTCGCCGCTCGCCCGGCGGCTCGCGGCGGAGCGCGGCGTGGATCTGTCTCGGGTCACGGGAACCGGACCGGGCGGCCGGATCGTCGAGCGCGACATCGAAGCGGCGCTCGCGCCCGCCGGCGCATCACCCGGCTCCGCGACGAGGGGCGCGGCGGCGCCGGACGCCGCCGAGTACGAAGACGTCGCGCTGTCCCGCATGCGGCAGGCGATCGCGCGCAGCGTGGCCCAGAGCAAGCAAACGGTCCCGCATTTCTACGTGAGCGCAGAGGTGGAGATGCGCCGCGCGCTCGACCTGCGGGCGCAGCTCAAGGAGGCGTACGGCGAGGCCGCCGCGACACTCTCGATCAACGATCTGATCCTCAAGGCCGCGGCCCTCGCGTTGCGCGCCCGCCCCGAGTTGAATGCCACGCTCGCGTCGCCGGACACGGTGCGGCGGTTCCGGCGTATTCACCTCGGCGTGATGGTCGCGGTGCCGGACGGCCTCGTCGTGCCGGTGCTGCGGGACGCCGACCGTCTGCCGCTGCTCACGCTCGGCAAGGAGGCGCGCCGTCTCGCGGAGGGCGCGCGCCAGCGCCGCCTTCGACAGGACGAGTTCGCCGGGGCGACCTTTTCGGTCAGCAACCTCGGGATGTTCGACGTGACGCAGTTCTCGGCCATCATCAACGCCCCCCA belongs to bacterium and includes:
- a CDS encoding dihydrolipoamide acetyltransferase family protein, with translation SGERLKVSPLARRLAAERGVDLSRVTGTGPGGRIVERDIEAALAPAGASPGSATRGAAAPDAAEYEDVALSRMRQAIARSVAQSKQTVPHFYVSAEVEMRRALDLRAQLKEAYGEAAATLSINDLILKAAALALRARPELNATLASPDTVRRFRRIHLGVMVAVPDGLVVPVLRDADRLPLLTLGKEARRLAEGARQRRLRQDEFAGATFSVSNLGMFDVTQFSAIINAPQAGILAVGRIEDRAVVREGEIVARPIMSLTVSVDHRVTDGVGAAAFLAEVKRLLEHPVLLLGPDAPR